One part of the Dysidea avara chromosome 10, odDysAvar1.4, whole genome shotgun sequence genome encodes these proteins:
- the LOC136236211 gene encoding E3 ubiquitin-protein ligase TRIM45-like has translation MADAWNEIRKEVSCSICFDLLKEPKILPCLHTFCKRCLQVLWEKSQVLSETSPLQQTALHDTTETNAISNASHLVVGSDTIAQAEVLQKSEKRLRNVSLYKQLNNREIKCSLCPEKVMLTSVDALPTNESAQQLVELVRIEQQISGQTPPSCQSCDNELGAVAVCLQCDVFLCTACVAVHKKLKLLSAHQVVSFDYIKSGKVDLWSVLDHKREHCSVHPDKLLDLFCKNECCFICLGCAVVKHRDHRYDEISEVAKEYKVEINCTIPRIKAELEKLEKAVAEMKNIQTQVQLRKLENTQKVEETFKEILLALKEKRQQLIDDINETTASKLDALNKQCEELTNKCTLAKAYLNFVEAKLQSGRDRALVAMKPQIIERSTQLVKVVAQSKLSPVETEPNKVEFCRIQKVLGLIKLFNKPDVYVKKCKLSQLISRQQGISNFQVTLKDSHSHVVQQCADIITIKALPDENVQSISYTVQPLKIFDQGNGHYTFSISTGKSCTQGYYCRCRKIGLVYAQVVGEDIPGSPIRFENGCGI, from the exons ATGGCGGACGCTTGGAACGAAATCCGTAAAGAAGTCAGTTGTTCGATTTGCTTTGATCTTTTAAAAGAGCCAAAGATTCTTCCTTGTCTTCACACGTTTTGCAAGAGATGCCTGCAAGTACTGTGGGAAAAGTCACAAGTTCTCAGTGAGACTTCACCGTTGCAGCAAACGGCACTCCACGACACCACAGAAACTAATGCCATCTCTAATGCCAGTCATTTGGTAGTTGGTTCTGATACTATTGCGCAGGCTGAAGTGCTTCAGAAGTCGGAGAAACGTTTACGAAATGTCAGTTTGTACAAGCAGCTCAACAACAGAGAGATCAAGTGCTCCTTGTGTCCAGAGAAGGTTATGCTAACTTCAGTAGATGCTCTGCCAACCAATGAATCAGCACAACAGTTAGTAGAGCTGGTGAGAATAGAGCAACAGATCAGTGGGCAGACCCCACCCTCCTGCCAGTCTTGTGATAATGAGCTTGGTGCAGTAgctgtttgtttacaatgcgatgTGTTCCTTTGTACTGCTTGTGTGGCTGTGCATAAGAAACTGAAACTGCTGAGCGCTCATCAAGTTGTTAGTTTTGATTACATCAAATCAGGGAAGGTTGATTTGTGGTCTGTTTTGGATCACAAACGAGAGCATTGTTCCGTTCATCCAGACAAGCTACTAGATTTGTTCTGCAAGAATGAATGTTGTTTTATATGTCTTGGGTGTGCAGTTGTTAAGCATCGTGACCATCGATATGATGAAATATCTGAAGTTGCAAAAGAATACAAAGTAGAGATTAATTGTACGATACCAAGAATAAAAGCTGAGCTGGAGAAGCTGGAAAAAGCTGTTGCTGAAATGAAAAATATCCAGACACAAGTGCAATTGAGAAAACTGGAGAACACCCAAAAAGTAGAAGAGACATTCAAAGAAATTTTATTAGCTCTGAAAGAGAAAAGGCAACAGTTAATTGATGACATTAATGAGACAACTGCTAGTAAACTTGATGCTTTGAACAAGCAGTGTGAAGAGCTAACTAACAAGTGTACACTAGCAAAGGCTTACCTAAACTTCGTTGAAGCCAAACTACAGTCAGGAAGAGACCGAGCCTTAGTGGCTATGAAACCACAGATAATTGAAAGAAGTACTCAGTTGGTAAAAGTTGTGGCACAATCAAAACTTTCGCCTGTTGAAACAGAGCCAAACAAGGTTGAATTTTGTAGGATACAAAAGGTTTTAGGCCTAATAAAGTTGTTCAACAAACCTGACGTGTATGTTAAAAAATGCAAGTTAAGTCAATTGATCAGTCGACAACAAGGTATCAGTAACTTTCAAGTGACACTTAAGGACTCCCATAGTCACGTTGTTCAACAGTGTGCAGATATTATCACAATAAAAGCGCTACCTGATGAAAATGTACAGAGCATTTCGTATACTGTCCAACCACTAAAGATTTTTGATCAAGGaaatggccattacactttcTCTATTAGCACTGGGAAATCTTGTACACAAGGTTATTATTGTCGCTGTAGAAAAATTGGTTTGGTTTATGCTCAAGTGGTTGGTGAAGATATTCCAGGAAGTCCTATAAG GTTTGAAAATGGTTGTGGCATTTGA
- the LOC136268923 gene encoding E3 ubiquitin-protein ligase TRIM33-like, whose translation MRSLNNMADAWSEIRKDATCSICFGLLKEPKILPCLHTFCKRCLQDLWEKSADVARTDCVRGEVRGEILKAITCSTCLHSEKIESVDILPTNDPTQQLVELVRLEQQIGGEAPPSCQSCDNELGAVAVCLQCDVFLCTACVAVHKKLKLLSSHQVVSFDDFKAGKIKLHSVLHHKQERCSVHPDKSLELFCKDEGCFICLACAVVKHRNHQYDEISEVAKEYKTEINNMTPKIKTQLEKLEKAVTEVKNVQSQVELRKAENMQKVEKTFKEIKAALNKKKQQIVDDINQATASRIEVLDKQCEELTNKCTQLRNFLELVESKLQFERDRAIVSLKRQVVNRGDGLIRVARQVKLLPVEAVPPTLTFYSLQKVKEHIQGFGKPLDICIKHCQLTTVQSGEHNLHGFSVTVKDSHGQPVLDCMDAIDIKVFPNANSSIQEKVKTVITHEEIGRYIFLAVKCESCWHVKHYRGRSCQCKQYGSVIVQINQENVPGSPLRFENGCNEDLYSSPDSSGYYS comes from the exons ATGCGCAGTTTAAACAACATGGCAGACGCTTGGAGCGAGATTCGTAAGGATGCAACTTGCTCGATTTGTTTTGGTCTGCTCAAAGAGCCAAAGATTCTTCCTTGTCTTCATACATTTTGCAAAAGATGTCTACAAGATTTGTGGGAAAAATCGGCGGATGTGGCAAGGACCGACTGTGTTCGCGGCGAGGTTCGCGGCGAAATACTGAAAGCAATAACATGCTCCACGTGTCTTCACTCAGAGAAGATTGAGTCAGTAGATATTCTGCCAACCAACGACCCAACACAACAGTTAGTAGAGCTGGTGAGATTGGAGCAACAAATCGGTGGAGAGGCCCCACCCTCCTGCCAGTCTTGTGATAACGAACTTGGTGCAGTAgctgtttgtttacaatgcgatgTGTTCCTTTGTACTGCTTGTGTGGCTGTGCATAAGAAACTGAAACTGCTGAGCTCTCATCAAGTTGTTAGTTTTGATGATTTCAAGGCTGGGAAGATCAAATTACATTCTGTTTTGCATCACAAGCAAGAACGTTGTTCAGTTCATCCTGACAAGTCATTGGAATTATTTTGCAAGGATGAAGGGTGCTTTATATGCCTTGCATGTGCAGTTGTGAAGCATCGTAACCATCAATATGATGAAATATCTGAAGTTGCTAAAGAATACAAAACAGAAATTAATAACATGACACCGAAAATCAAAACTCAGTTAGAGAAGTTAGAAAAGGCTGTTACAGAAGTGAAGAATGTGCAGTCACAAGTAGAATTGCGAAAAGCAGAGAATATGCAAAAAGTCGAAAAGACATTTAAAGAAATTAAAGCAGCTTTGAATAAGAAGAAGCAACAGATAGTTGATGATATTAACCAAGCAACTGCAAGTAGAATTGAAGTTTTAGACAAGCAGTGTGAAGAGCTGACTAACAAATGCACACAATTAAGAAATTTTCTTGAACTTGTTGAATCTAAGCTGCAGTTTGAAAGAGATCGAGCCATAGTAAGTTTGAAACGCCAGGTTGTAAATAGAGGTGATGGGTTAATAAGAGTTGCAAGGCAGGTGAAATTGTTACCCGTCGAAGCAGTACCGCCTACATTAACGTTTTACAGTCTTCAAAAGGTCAAAGAGCATATCCAAGGTTTCGGCAAGCCATTAGATATATGCATTAAACATTGTCAGCTAACAACTGTGCAGAGTGGTGAACATAACCTCCATGGATTTTCAGTGACTGTAAAAGACTCACATGGTCAGCCTGTCTTGGACTGTATGGATGCTATTGATATTAAAGTATTTCCAAATGCAAACTCTAGCATTCAAGAAAAGGTGAAAACAGTAATTACTCATGAAGAAATAGGCCGATATATATTTTTGGCTGTTAAATGTGAATCTTGTTGGCATGTTAAACACTATCGGGGTCGGAGTTGCCAGTGCAAACAGTATGGATCAGTTATTGTACAAATAAACCAAGAAAATGTTCCAGGGAGTCCTTTAAG ATTTGAGAATGGATGTAATGAAGATTTGTACTCCTCTCCTGACTCAAGTGGCTACTACTCATGA
- the LOC136268921 gene encoding E3 ubiquitin-protein ligase TRIM45-like yields MAECNDIRVEVTCLICFDILTEPKILPCLHTFCKGCLQDLWEKSDVTNEPATQRTIHTEVTDSSSLFFDPLLVNRSDTAAQVGVLQKSEKHLRNVSLYKQLNNGEVKCSLCPEKVMLTSVDALPSNESAQQLVELVRMEQQISGQTPPSCQSCDNELGAVAVCLQCDVFLCTACVAVHKKLKLLSSHQVVSFGDIKSGKVDLRSILDHKQEHCSFHPDKLLELFCKKEDCFICLGCAVVKHRDHEYEEVFTVAQEYKVEIDCMLLDVVAGLEKLEKAVGEITDRQSQIQLRKLENTEKVEKVFEEITLALNKRKQQIINNINETAASRIEALDKQCKELTSKCVQMKSYLELVESKLQSERDRAIVSMKSKMVNRGDELVKVALQTELLPVETVPNKIEFCRLQKVLGLISLFSKPDIYTKKCKLARTTSRNNFNGYQVTLRDSHGRLISGCSDVITVQVFPNENMPLELGILPKISEQGSGYYTFSISKGESCVNSKRGYQCRCEKFGSVCVQIGGEDVPGSPMRFENGCHI; encoded by the exons ATGGCAGAGTGTAATGACATTCGTGTAGAAGTCACTTGTTTGATTTGCTTTGATATTCTTACCGAACCAAAGATTCTCCCTTGTCTTCACACGTTTTGCAAGGGATGTCTACAAGATTTGTGGGAGAAGTCAGACGTTACGAATGAGCCTGCGACACAGCGAACCATTCACACCGAGGTTACTGATTCAAGTTCTTTGTTCTTTGATCCTCTGTTAGTGAATCGTTCAGACACTGCTGCACAAGTTGGAGTGCTCCAGAAGTCGGAAAAGCATTTACGAAATGTCAGTTTGTACAAGCAGCTCAACAACGGAGAAGTCAAGTGCTCCTTGTGTCCAGAGAAGGTTATGCTAACTTCAGTAGATGCTCTTCCATCCAATGAATCAGCACAACAGTTAGTAGAGCTGGTGAGAATGGAGCAACAAATCAGTGGGCAGACCCCACCCTCCTGCCAGTCTTGTGATAACGAACTTGGTGCAGTAgctgtttgtttacaatgcgacgTGTTCCTTTGTACTGCTTGTGTGGCTGTGCATAAGAAACTGAAACTGCTGAGCTCTCATCAAGTTGTTAGTTTCGGTGACATCAAATCAGGGAAGGTTGATTTGCGGTCAATTTTGGATCACAAGCAAGAGCATTGTTCCTTCCATCCTGATAAATTGCTGGAGTTGTTTTGCAAAAAGGAAGATTGCTTTATTTGTCTTGGGTGTGCAGTTGTCAAGCATCGAGATCACGAGTATGAGGAAGTCTTCACTGTTGCTCAAGAATACAAGGTAGAGATTGATTGTATGCTTTTGGATGTTGTAGCTGGGCTGGAGAAGTTAGAAAAAGCTGTTGGTGAAATAACAGATAGGCAGTCACAAATTCAATTGAGAAAACTAGAGAATACTGAAAAGGTTGAAAAGGTGTTTGAGGAAATCACACTGGCTTTGAATAAGAGAAAACAGCagataattaataatattaatgaaaCAGCAGCAAGTAGAATTGAAGCATTGGACAAGCAGTGTAAAGAACTGACTAGCAAATGTGTGCAGATGAAGAGTTACCTTGAGCTTGTTGAATCAAAACTGCAGTCAGAAAGAGATCGGGCCATAGTAAGTATGAAAAGTAAGATGGTTAATAGAGGTGATGAGCTGGTGAAAGTTGCATTACAAACAGAGTTACTTCCTGTTGAGACAGTACCAAACAAGATAGAGTTTTGCAGATTACAGAAGGTTTTAGGTCTGATCAGTTTGTTTAGTAAACCAGACATCTATACAAAGAAATGCAAGTTAGCTAGAACAACCAGTAGGAACAATTTCAATGGGTATCAAGTGACACTCAGGGACTCTCATGGCCGACTCATCTCAGGGTGTTCTGATGTTATCACTGTACAAGTCTTTCCTAATGAGAACATGCCACTAGAGTTAGGCATTCTACCAAAGATCAGTGAGCAGGGTAGTGGCTACTACACATTCTCTATTAGCAAAGGTGAATCTTGCGTAAATAGTAAACGAGGCTACCAATGTCGCTGTGAGAAATTTGGATCAGTTTGTGTTCAAATAGGAGGTGAAGATGTTCCAGGAAGTCCAATGAG GTTTGAAAATGGATGTCATATTTGA